One Myotis daubentonii chromosome 3, mMyoDau2.1, whole genome shotgun sequence genomic window carries:
- the LOC132229734 gene encoding calcium-activated chloride channel regulator 2-like, whose translation MTHGDKAGTVCCLKIATLLVALSPELLFLGAGVQLRDNGYDGLLIAINPQVSEDQNLIPNIKEMVTEASFYLFNATKRRVFFRNIKILIPATWKANNYSKVKQESYEKANVIVTASSGAHGGDPYTLQYRGCGKEGKHIYFTPDFLLNDDLTAGYGSRASYSLCNSLLYELVKKKHKNTSISKIDLIFLSIFRCSSDITGIFVCEKGPCPQENCITSELFQGGCMFLYNSTQNAAASIMFMQSLSSVVEFCNASTHNQEAPNRQNQMCSLRSTWDVISDSTDFHHSSPMNGTELPPPPTFSLVQAGDKVVCLVLDVSSKMAEADRLLRLQQAAELYLMQIVESHTFVGIVGFNSKGEIRAQLHQINSDDDRKLLVSHLPATASADPETSICSGLKRGFEVAEKLNGKAYGSVLILVTSGHDEHISNCLLTVLSSGSTIHTIALGASADKNLEELSHLTGGLKFFVPDKSTSNSMIDAFSRISSGTGDIFQQCIQLESVGENVKPHHQLKSTVTVDNSMGNDTTFLVTWQASGPPDIELFEPNGRKYYTHNFTINQALKTARLWIPGTAQPGPWTYALNNTHHSLQSLKVTVTSRASHSAEPPATVEAFVEKDSTSFPHPVMIYANVRKGFYPILNATVTATIEPETEEPVTLKLLDDGAGADVIKNDGIYSRYFFSFAVNGRYSLKVHVNHSPSISAPGLHSFPGSHAMYVPGYITNGNIQMNVPRKSLGRSEEEQKWGFSRTSSGGSFSVLGVPTGPHPDALPPCRILDLEAVQLEEEVTLSWTAPGEDFDRGQANSYEIRMSKSLQNIQDDFNNAILVNTSKLNPQPAGTKEIFTFSPKLFTNGPEHQPDGETQESHRIYVAIRTIDKNSLKSAVSNIAQASLFILPNSAPVLARDDLILKGVLIAMGLIGIICLTIVVTHCILNKKRRADRKENGIELL comes from the exons ATGACCCACGGGGACAAAGCAGGTACTGTTTGCTGCCTGAAGATTGCGACTCTTCTTGTGGCTCTAAGTCCAGAACTCCTATTCCTGGGAGCTGGAGTGCAGCTTCGAGACAACGGGTATGATGGGTTACTCATTGCAATCAATCCTCAGGTGTCCGAGGATCAGAACCTCATCCCAAACATCAAG GAAATGGTAACCGAAGCTTCTTTTTACCTGTTCAATGCTACCAAGAGAAGAGTGTTTTTCAGAAATATAAAGATTTTAATACCTGCCACGTGGAAAGCTAATAATTACAGCAAAGTTAAACAAGAATCATATGAAAAG GCAAATGTTATAGTGACTGCCTCATCTGGGGCACATGGAGGTGATCCATATACCCTACAATATAGAGGGTGTGGAAAAGAGGGAAAACACATCTATTTCACACCTGACTTTCTACTGAATGATGACTTAACAGCTGGCTATGGATCACGAG cAAGCTACAGTCTTTGCAACTCATTATTATATGAGCTAGTGAAGAAGAAACACAA AAACACAAGTATTTCTAAAATAGAcctaatttttctttctatttttaggtGCTCATCTGACATCACGGGCATATTTGTGTGTGAAAAAGGCCCTTGCCCCCAAGAGAACTGTATTACCAGTGAGCTTTTCCAAGGAGGTTGCATGTTTTTATACAATAGCACGCAGAATGCAGCAGCATCAATAATGTTCATGCAAAGTCTATCTTCT GTGGTTGAATTCTGCAATGCGAGTACCCACAACCAAGAAGCTCCAAACCGACAGAACCAAATGTGCAGCCTCAGAAGTACGTGGGATGTAATCTCAGACTCCACTGACTTTCATCACAGCTCTCCCATGAACGGGACTGAGCTTCCGCCTCCTCCCACCTTCTCCCTTGTCCAGGCGGGGGACAAAGTGGTCTGTTTAGTGCTGGATGTGTCCAGCAAGATGGCAGAG GCTGACAGACTCCTTCGACTGCAGCAAGCGGCAGAATTGTACTTGATGCAGATTGTTGAAAGTCATACCTTTGTGGGCATTGTCGGTTTCAACAGCAAAGGAGAGATCAGAGCCCAGCTACACCAAATTAACAGTGATGACGACCGAAAGCTGCTGGTTTCACATCTGCCTGCCACTGCGTCAGCTGACCCAGAGACCAGCATCTGCTCAGGGCTTAAGAGGGGATTTGAG GTGGCTGAAAAACTGAATGGAAAAGCCTATGGCTCTGTGTTGATATTAGTGACCAGTGGACATGATGAGCATATCAGCAACTGCTTACTCACTGTGCTCAGCAGTGGTTCAACCATTCACACCATTGCCCTGGGTGCATCTGCGGACAAAAACCTGGAGGAACTTTCACACCTTACAG GAGGTTTAAAGTTCTTTGTTCCAGATAAATCAACCTCCAATAGCATGATTGATGCTTTCAGTAGAATTTCCTCGGGAACTGGAGACATTTTTCAACAATGTATTCAG CTTGAAAGTGTGGGTGAGAATGTTAAACCTCACCATCAATTGAAAAGCACCGTGactgtggataacagtatggGCAATGATACTACCTTTCTAGTCACATGGCAGGCTAGTGGGCCCCCTGACATTGAACTGTTTGAACCTAATGGGAGAAAATACTACACACATAATTTTACCATCAATCAAGCTTTGAAGACTGCTCGCCTCTGGATTCCAGGAACTGCTCAG CCCGGACCCTGGACTTATGCACTGAACAATACCCACCATTCTCTTCAGTCCTTGAAAGTGACAGTGACCTCTCGTGCCTCCCACTCGGCTGAGCCTCCTGCTACTGTGGAGGCCTTTGTAGAAAAAGACAGCACCTCTTTTCCCCACCCCGTGATGATCTATGCCAATGTGAGGAAGGGGTTTTACCCCATCCTCAACGCCACTGTAACTGCTACTATTGAGCCAGAGACTGAAGAGCCCGTTACGCTGAAACTTCTTGATGATGGAGCAG GTGCTGATGTTATAAAAAATGATGGAATTTACTCGAggtattttttctcctttgctgTAAATGGTAGATATAGCTTGAAAGTTCATGTCAATCACTCTCCCAGCATAAGCGCCCCAGGCCTCCACTCCTTTCCAGGGAGTCATGCTATGTATGTACCAGGTTACATAACCAATG GTAATATTCAGATGAATGTCCCAAGAAAATCACTGGGCAGGAGTGAGGAGGAGCAAAAGTGGGGCTTTAGCCGAACGAGCTCGGGGGGCTCCTTTTCCGTGCTGGGAGTTCCCACTGGCCCCCACCCTGACGCGCTTCCACCATGCAGAATCCTCGACCTGGAAGCTgtgcagctggaggaggaggtgacTTTATCCTGGACAGCGCCTGGAGAAGACTTCGATCGGGGCCAGG ctaACAGCTATGAAATAAGAATGAGTAAAAGTCTACAGAATATTCAAGATGATTTTAACAATGCCATTTTAGTGAATACCTCAAAGCTAAATCCCCAACCAGCTGGCACCAAGGAGATATTTACATTTTCACCAAAGCTTTTCACAAATGGACCTGAACATCAACCTGATGGAGAGACACAAGAAAGCCACAGAATTTATGTGGCAATACGGACAATAGATAAGAACTCCTTAAAATCTGCAGTATCTAATATTGCTCAGGCATCATTGTTCATTCTTCCAAATTCTGCTCCTGTACTTGCCAGAGATGATCTTATATTGAAAGGAGTTTTAATAGCAATGGGTTTGATAGGAATCATTTGCCTCACTATAGTTGTAACACATtgtattttaaacaagaaaaggagagcagacagaaaagaaaatggaatagaATTACTATGA